In Patescibacteria group bacterium, a single genomic region encodes these proteins:
- a CDS encoding DUF433 domain-containing protein, producing the protein MRNFLNKIEVNPKILGNKPIIRGTRISVEFILELLDSKMTPQEIAQEYPQLTLTDVYAAISYATGIVKQEEILIPKFTD; encoded by the coding sequence ATGAGAAACTTTTTGAATAAAATTGAAGTTAATCCTAAAATTTTAGGTAATAAGCCAATAATTCGCGGAACCAGGATTTCTGTCGAATTTATTTTAGAATTGCTTGATTCTAAAATGACTCCACAGGAAATAGCTCAAGAGTACCCACAGCTCACCTTAACTGATGTTTATGCGGCAATTTCCTACGCTACCGGGATAGTTAAGCAAGAGGAAATTTTGATTCCTAAATTTACTGACTAA
- the thyA gene encoding thymidylate synthase → MQQYLDIVKNILERGEEKQDRTGTGTISLAGVMFKHDMSCGFPLLTTKKVAYKCVRTELEFFIKGITDKKWLQDRGNHIWDEWCTPLKVPYAHDEETKKRMLEERDLGASYGWEWRHFGAEYKDYNTDYTGQGVDQLKKLVEEIKTKPWSRQMLVIAWNPLDIDKAVPPYCHYAFQVTVVNNKLNLFWNQRSVDTALGLPFNIASYATLLHLLALETGYGEGTLVGFLGDTHIYLNHIDGLKEQITRDPNKYPLPTIQTENFTSIFDWQYSDTKLINYQSYPKISFEIAV, encoded by the coding sequence ATGCAACAATACCTCGACATCGTAAAAAATATTTTAGAACGCGGTGAAGAAAAACAAGACCGCACCGGCACCGGTACGATTTCTTTGGCGGGCGTTATGTTCAAACATGATATGTCTTGCGGCTTTCCCTTGCTCACCACAAAGAAAGTCGCTTATAAATGCGTCCGCACCGAGCTGGAATTTTTTATCAAAGGCATCACTGACAAAAAATGGCTTCAAGATCGAGGCAATCATATTTGGGATGAATGGTGCACTCCCTTAAAAGTGCCTTACGCTCATGACGAAGAAACTAAAAAAAGAATGCTCGAGGAACGCGATTTAGGCGCAAGCTATGGTTGGGAGTGGCGGCATTTTGGAGCTGAATATAAAGATTATAATACCGACTACACTGGCCAGGGCGTTGACCAGCTCAAGAAATTAGTAGAGGAAATAAAAACCAAGCCCTGGAGCCGTCAGATGTTAGTTATTGCCTGGAATCCATTAGACATAGATAAAGCCGTTCCGCCATATTGTCATTACGCTTTTCAGGTTACCGTTGTCAACAATAAACTTAATTTGTTCTGGAACCAGCGGTCAGTTGATACTGCTTTGGGCCTGCCTTTCAATATCGCCAGCTATGCCACGCTTTTACATTTATTGGCCTTGGAAACGGGCTACGGGGAAGGAACCTTAGTTGGTTTTTTGGGCGATACCCATATTTATCTAAATCATATTGACGGCCTTAAAGAACAAATCACTCGCGATCCAAATAAATATCCCTTGCCAACAATACAAACTGAAAATTTTACTTCCATATTTGATTGGCAATATAGTGATACTAAACTTATTAATTATCAAAGTTATCCAAAAATTTCTTTTGAGATAGCTGTATAA
- the tmk gene encoding dTMP kinase: protein MPKGKFIIFEGPDGSGQTTQASLLADSLTKAGKNIFLTKEPADELDKGIIRSILRSKNKVSLETLELYFTANRGHHLDAQIKPALDRGKWVVCDRYFFSTLAFGMLEIDYRWLWEINSKFVVPDLTFFLDVPADVCMDRLQRRGGERELFEQEQKLDQVIKNYKEVFGKNQFPNVFIIDGDRDIGIIAKEIWGIVSARLK, encoded by the coding sequence ATGCCAAAAGGAAAATTTATAATTTTTGAAGGCCCTGATGGTTCGGGTCAAACAACTCAAGCCTCATTGCTGGCTGACAGCTTAACTAAAGCTGGCAAAAATATTTTTTTAACCAAAGAGCCGGCCGATGAACTAGACAAAGGAATAATTCGGAGTATTTTGAGGAGCAAAAATAAAGTTTCCCTAGAAACACTTGAGCTTTATTTTACTGCCAATCGGGGCCATCATCTTGATGCCCAGATTAAACCAGCTTTAGACCGGGGCAAGTGGGTAGTCTGTGATAGATACTTTTTCTCAACTTTAGCTTTTGGTATGCTGGAGATTGATTATCGCTGGTTATGGGAAATTAATAGCAAATTTGTTGTGCCTGATTTAACTTTCTTTTTGGATGTGCCAGCCGATGTGTGCATGGATAGATTACAACGTCGCGGCGGGGAGCGCGAACTTTTTGAACAAGAACAAAAGCTCGACCAAGTTATTAAAAATTATAAGGAAGTTTTTGGCAAAAATCAATTTCCTAATGTGTTTATCATTGATGGTGACCGGGATATAGGTATTATTGCCAAAGAAATCTGGGGCATTGTTAGCGCGCGATTAAAATAA
- a CDS encoding dihydrofolate reductase family protein, protein MKLILMMAMTLDGIIAKDKTQNVDWTSLADKKAFVAETKKHKAIIFGETTFFVMGGKPLPERFNLVLSLTPEKFKDQEVPGTLEYFKGPPADVLKHLENKGYETAILGGGAGTNAAFLKANLVDEILITIEPKVFGRGLNFTEGEDLDLELELLESKEIGDNAVQLRYRVKSKV, encoded by the coding sequence ATGAAACTTATATTGATGATGGCAATGACCTTAGACGGCATCATTGCCAAAGACAAAACTCAAAACGTGGATTGGACTTCCTTGGCTGACAAAAAAGCCTTTGTGGCAGAAACAAAAAAGCACAAAGCGATAATTTTTGGCGAAACCACTTTTTTTGTTATGGGCGGAAAACCCTTGCCTGAGCGTTTTAATTTGGTTCTTTCTCTAACTCCGGAAAAATTTAAAGACCAAGAAGTTCCCGGCACTTTAGAATATTTCAAGGGACCGCCAGCCGATGTGCTTAAACATTTAGAAAACAAGGGTTACGAGACCGCTATCCTTGGCGGTGGCGCTGGCACCAATGCCGCTTTTCTTAAAGCTAATTTAGTTGACGAAATTTTAATCACAATAGAGCCAAAAGTTTTTGGCAGAGGATTAAATTTTACCGAAGGCGAAGACTTGGACCTGGAATTAGAGTTGCTTGAGTCCAAAGAAATAGGGGATAATGCGGTGCAGTTGAGGTATAGAGTCAAGTCTAAAGTCTAA
- a CDS encoding AAA family ATPase → MLEEKFARPSWDEYFMGITKAVAVRATCDRGRSGCCIVRDKRILVTGYVGSPSGCVHCDEVGHEMHTVRHSDGHESQHCIRTAHAEQNAICEAALLGVSLQGATLYCRMTPCYTCAKMIINCGIKRVVCENDYQAGERSKEIFMEAGVELDILNQEIVEYDNQPVVESLDKIGSRDKNKILAVVGMPGSGKSEVTKYIESKGYKKVYFGQVTFDELGRRGLETNETNEKFVREDLRKQYGMAAFAILNIPKIKVYYSGGSNVVIESLYSWQEYLKIKEEFGDSFKVIAVQASPQIRYGRVAGRVEYQNNVERLFTLDEVASRDKAQIENLATAGPIAMADFTILNNGSKEELHGKVDEVLEKIQQI, encoded by the coding sequence ATGTTAGAAGAAAAATTCGCGCGCCCGAGCTGGGACGAGTACTTTATGGGCATTACAAAAGCCGTTGCTGTCCGGGCCACCTGCGATCGCGGACGTTCTGGTTGTTGCATAGTCCGCGATAAAAGAATTTTAGTAACTGGCTATGTCGGTTCGCCCAGCGGTTGCGTTCATTGTGATGAAGTTGGTCACGAGATGCATACTGTTCGTCATTCTGATGGTCATGAAAGCCAGCATTGCATTCGCACTGCTCATGCAGAACAAAATGCTATTTGTGAGGCAGCGCTTTTAGGCGTTTCTTTGCAAGGGGCTACTCTTTATTGTCGGATGACTCCTTGCTATACCTGCGCTAAAATGATTATTAATTGCGGAATTAAGCGAGTAGTTTGTGAAAACGATTATCAGGCCGGAGAACGCAGTAAGGAGATTTTCATGGAAGCCGGCGTAGAATTGGATATTCTTAATCAAGAAATCGTTGAATACGATAACCAACCAGTGGTTGAGTCTTTAGACAAAATTGGAAGCAGGGACAAAAATAAAATCCTCGCTGTCGTTGGCATGCCCGGTTCTGGCAAAAGCGAAGTTACAAAATACATTGAATCCAAGGGTTATAAAAAAGTTTATTTTGGCCAAGTTACTTTTGATGAGCTTGGGAGACGGGGATTAGAAACCAATGAAACCAATGAAAAATTTGTTCGCGAGGACTTGCGAAAGCAATATGGCATGGCGGCTTTTGCGATTCTTAATATTCCAAAGATTAAAGTATATTATAGCGGTGGCAGCAATGTCGTCATTGAAAGCTTGTACTCTTGGCAGGAATATCTAAAAATCAAAGAAGAATTCGGCGATAGTTTTAAGGTGATTGCTGTCCAGGCTTCGCCCCAAATTCGATATGGGCGGGTTGCGGGTAGGGTAGAATATCAAAATAATGTGGAGCGCCTATTTACTCTTGATGAAGTCGCCTCCCGCGACAAAGCCCAGATTGAAAATTTGGCTACTGCCGGACCAATTGCTATGGCTGATTTTACTATTTTAAACAATGGAAGCAAGGAAGAGTTGCATGGAAAAGTTGACGAGGTGTTGGAAAAAATACAGCAGATTTAG
- the dut gene encoding dUTP diphosphatase, which translates to MQIKIKKLKPEAVIPSYVHPGDVGLDLHSLEDYELQPGERHIFYLGFILEYPEGYAAIIKDKGSLPKNGGVHTMGGVYDVGYRGEYNVILINLSDKPYKILKHDKIAQLIIFPVAIAELQEVSELSKTSRGIGRFGSTGR; encoded by the coding sequence ATGCAGATTAAAATTAAGAAATTAAAACCAGAAGCAGTCATTCCGTCTTATGTTCATCCCGGTGATGTTGGCCTTGATCTGCATTCGCTTGAAGATTACGAACTCCAGCCCGGCGAACGTCATATTTTTTATCTTGGTTTTATTTTAGAGTATCCAGAGGGTTATGCCGCAATTATTAAAGACAAAGGGAGTTTGCCTAAAAATGGTGGTGTTCACACAATGGGCGGCGTTTATGACGTTGGTTATCGCGGTGAATATAATGTCATACTCATTAATCTTTCTGATAAGCCTTACAAAATTTTAAAACACGATAAAATCGCCCAGCTTATAATTTTTCCCGTGGCCATTGCCGAGCTCCAAGAAGTCAGTGAACTTAGTAAAACCTCCCGCGGCATCGGCCGATTCGGTTCAACCGGAAGATGA
- a CDS encoding DUF5615 family PIN-like protein, whose product MMLKFLADENIAPRVIAELIGYGYETRSIIDIKPGLSDDEIIKLAGRENRIILTHDKDFGNILKYPLKKHKGVILIRLKNQSPQNVIKYLVPLIKSQKEKLKDSLVILSEQGIRFYKSFSG is encoded by the coding sequence ATGATGTTAAAATTTTTAGCTGATGAAAATATCGCTCCAAGAGTTATTGCCGAGCTGATTGGTTATGGTTATGAGACCCGGTCGATTATTGATATAAAACCGGGATTATCTGATGATGAAATTATTAAATTGGCTGGAAGAGAGAATCGAATCATCCTAACTCACGATAAAGACTTTGGAAATATTTTAAAATACCCCCTCAAAAAGCATAAGGGGGTTATTTTAATTCGTTTGAAGAATCAATCACCTCAAAATGTGATAAAATATCTTGTTCCACTTATCAAAAGTCAGAAAGAAAAATTAAAAGATTCTTTGGTTATATTAAGCGAACAGGGCATAAGATTTTATAAAAGTTTTAGTGGATAA
- a CDS encoding four helix bundle protein has translation MGVKNFYELDAWKKSKGLTKDIYKVTESFPAEEKYNIISQKRRAIVSVCTNIAEGFGRFFYKDKKRFYYQARGSIQEVQALLILSYELEYLSKGTYIDLFQKSTDVSKLMNGLIASVGGSINPSDE, from the coding sequence ATGGGTGTAAAGAATTTCTACGAACTGGACGCCTGGAAAAAGTCCAAGGGGTTAACAAAGGACATATATAAAGTGACTGAAAGTTTTCCAGCGGAAGAGAAGTACAATATAATCAGTCAGAAGAGAAGAGCGATTGTCTCTGTATGTACTAATATAGCCGAAGGGTTTGGAAGGTTTTTCTATAAGGATAAAAAGAGATTCTACTATCAAGCCCGGGGTTCGATCCAAGAAGTTCAGGCACTATTAATTTTATCGTATGAGTTAGAATATTTATCAAAGGGGACTTACATTGATTTGTTTCAAAAAAGCACAGACGTTTCAAAGTTGATGAATGGTTTAATAGCTTCAGTCGGTGGCAGCATAAACCCTAGTGACGAGTGA